In Schistosoma mansoni, WGS project CABG00000000 data, supercontig 0113, strain Puerto Rico, whole genome shotgun sequence, one genomic interval encodes:
- a CDS encoding arabinogalactan-protein, putative — MDKQFILTLFNTFIFELDTKKCFGILKKSSQNVKFTTKSENALCFCTFFELKSYISDNGQNPDYVTVVLPKFKGQIEKKSEYVTQLKQRTTFNTDGDDDNSGKHSINNRGYEDLFRRPDLNDFSSNDDYENNGDQSDVREKNQDYSESGYIDEETTKYEKQTQKQSGTSQVFKHIPKNSITKYAEIDRPRSFNNKEVLNNDAFASKDYSNTDLSQLFDKYAEDTDRNSNAKFDLKNYDVDMDKLFRENIKTSKGENIYYGDEVQSNHQKENHRMNNNNRRMDSLPNRKRPPTLQQYKNIYEVRKREKLNYHIIFWPDDIVYNAQRYSTEYLDEDLSKLIYRAFYALKYRLSSSDYSLNSYLQSYQYHTYSQRPYSKKNYLIIPGIDKFKTIESETLKHIKEFTEITTEHKKYDNVLPLSNFDGDHIDNDKSQLELNKFIDPNQESGTDYNFDLSNGNKPIETLSNGNLNETNNQKQANNSDMLLHKYSYKEQNKIAANNKKPYLSKKVETHSNEEFLYNRQLIKSRQSSRYIILRPRKKKKLY; from the exons ATggataaacaatttattttaacGTTATTTAACACTTTTATTTTTGAACTTGACACAAAAAAGTGTTTTGGGATACTTAAAAAATCTTCCCAGAATGTTAAGTTTACCACTAAGTCTGAAAATGCTCTTTGCTTCTGTACATTTTTTGAACTGAAA TCTTATATATCAGACAATGGTCAGAATCCTGACTATGTTACAGTTGTTCTACCAAAATTCAAGGGACAGATTGAAAAAAAGTCCGAATACGTAACTCAGTTAAAACAGAGAACAACATTCAACACTGACGGAGATGATGATAATTCTGGAAAACATTCGATAAATAACCGAGGTTATGAAGACCTTTTCAGGAGACCCGATTTAAATGATTTTAGCAGCAATGACGATTATGAAAATAATGGTGACCAATCCGATGTTAGGGAAAAAAATCAAGATTATTCGGAATCCGGTTATATAGACGAAGAGAcaacaaaatatgaaaaacaGACTCAAAAACAAAGCGGAACTAGTCAGGTATTTAAACATATACCTAAAAATAGTATAACGAAATATGCTGAAATTGATAGACCACGCAGTTTCAATAACAAAGAAGTTTTAAATAATGATGCTTTTGCCTCCAAAGATTACAGTAACACCGATTTAAGTCAGCTATTCGATAAATATGCTGAAGATACTGATCGAAATTCCAATGCAAAGTTTGATTTGAAGAATTATGATGTCGATATGGACAAATTGTTTAGAGAAAACATAAAAACCAGTAAAGGAGAGAATATATACTATGGTGATGAAGTACAAAGTAACCATCAGAAGGAAAATCACCggatgaacaataataatcggagaatGGATTCACTGCCCAATAGAAAACGTCCGCCAACTTTACAgcaatataaaaatatttacgAAGTTCGTAAAAGAGAGAAATTGAACTATCAT ATAATCTTTTGGCCAGATGATATTGTATACAATGCACAGAGATATTCAACTGAATATCTTGATGAAGACTTATCAAAGTTGATCTATAGAGCTTTCTATGCACTGAAGTACAG ATTAAGTAGTTCTGattattcattgaatagttATCTTCAATCTTACCAATATCATACATATTCTCAACGACCATATTCTAAAAAGAATTATCTAATTATTCCTGGAATTGATAAGTTTAAAACTATTGAAAGTGAAACATTGAAACATATAAAAGAATTTACTGAAATTACTACTGAACATAAGAAATATGATAACGTTTTACCTTTATCTAATTTTGATGGTGAtcatattgataatgataaaagtCAACTTGAACTAAACAAATTTATTGATCCAAATCAGGAGAGTGGTACTGATTATAATTTCGATTTATCTAATGGAAATAAACCAATAGAAACTTTATCAAATGGAAATTTGAATGAAACAAACAATCagaaacaagcaaacaatagtGATATGTTATTACATAAATATTCTTATaaagaacaaaataaaatagCTGCTAATAACAAAAAACCGTATTTGTCAAAGAAAGTTGAAACTCACTCGAATGAGGAATTTCTATACAATAGACAGTTAATTAAAAGTCGTCAATCTTCACGTTATATTATTCTTCGTCCACGGAAAAAAAAGAAGTTATATTGA
- a CDS encoding NADH-ubiquinone oxidoreductase sgdh subunit,putative has translation MYTILRNAALLSSKYSGLQPVRSLIHTLIKQHRLYAVFPGKTIPSPLVSTVVSRNASHGRTIPKRVSDYMSRVFFDNVHFYIMLGLVPSFLLVFFVNSFIGPAELTDIPEDYEPRYWEYHKHPITRFIAKYMCEHPQKLYESTLAELDEFRFTKELVDEERWFRKSQLEKGDFRGWYFIPVNPTGVNSSFERLTKDQEAGQLVSR, from the exons ATGTATACCATTCTCCGGAATGCTGCTTTGCTCTCTTCAAAATATTCTGGACTTCAACCTGTTCGTTCGCTAATACACACTTTGATAAAACAGCATCGTTTGTATGCGGTTTTTCCCGGGAAAACCATTCCCTCACCACTTG TTTCCACAGTAGTTTCTAGAAACGCAAGTCATGGAAGAACAATTCCTAAGAGAGTTTCAGATTACATGTCACGCGTATTTTTCGACAATGTG CACTTCTATATTATGTTGGGTcttgttccttcatttctacTAGTTTTTTTTGTCAACTCATTTATTGGGCCAGCAGAATTGACGGACATACCAGAGGACTATGAGCCACGTTACTGGGAATACCACAAA CACCCTATTACGCGCTTCATTGCGAAGTACATGTGCGAACATCCTCAGAAGTTGTATGAATCTACTTTAGCGGAATTAGATGAGTTTCGATTTACTAAGGAGCTGGT TGATGAAGAAAGATGGTTTCGTAAATCTCAACTTGAAAAGGGCGACTTTCGTGGTTGGTATTTTATCCCAGTTAATCCAACTGGCGTGAATAGCTCATTTGAAAGACTCACAAAAGATCAAGAGGCTGGTCAACTAGTTAGTCGTTGA